A window of the bacterium genome harbors these coding sequences:
- a CDS encoding 4Fe-4S binding protein, which yields MKRLYIDIPMLMNSNVNAEDIHCEYMFHQKNHGAFSLLEVAEFSAYCRQCKEAFCIDACPKEALEHQENRMIKRYNMRCVGCKSCVLACPFGTIFPEVINYVTSKCDYCLNQLEQNPDYEPACVQTAPANSFVMKEVVEDHKQNIFYVGNHLAVRTPSWLNKEGKL from the coding sequence TTGAAAAGATTATACATCGATATCCCGATGCTGATGAACTCAAATGTTAATGCGGAAGACATTCACTGTGAATATATGTTCCATCAAAAAAATCACGGTGCATTCAGTCTCCTCGAAGTAGCTGAGTTTTCTGCTTATTGCAGACAGTGTAAAGAAGCGTTCTGTATCGATGCATGCCCGAAGGAAGCACTTGAGCATCAGGAAAACAGAATGATAAAAAGATATAATATGCGCTGTGTCGGTTGTAAAAGCTGTGTGCTTGCCTGTCCCTTTGGAACAATCTTTCCTGAAGTTATAAACTATGTTACTTCAAAATGCGATTATTGTCTGAATCAGCTTGAGCAAAATCCTGATTATGAACCAGCCTGTGTTCAAACTGCACCGGCAAATTCTTTTGTGATGAAAGAAGTAGTTGAAGATCATAAGCAAAATATTTTCTATGTTGGAAATCATCTGGCAGTTAGAACTCCAAGCTGGCTGAATAAGGAGGGCAAATTATGA
- a CDS encoding FAD/NAD(P)-binding protein codes for MQNPYEVIPADVYEVIQESPLIRTLRFKPKKPITFKTGQFIEVGIPGIGEGPFTPSSSHYIVDDMDVTIMKTGFLTEQVHKLHAGATIGIRGPFGSNYPLEKFKGKDVLILGGGCGLAPLRSLFLTMLHDNKDYNSITFLAGAKTPKDCIYKDEVSEWRKYDNVRFIRAVDEVPPGEQWAEDVCLVTKLLQKINMKPDGNPAIVCGPPVMMKFGTFDLLKYGYKEENLYLSMEKKMYCGFGQCRHCVIGGYYACKDGPVFTYDQIKNEEAIWD; via the coding sequence ATGCAAAATCCGTATGAAGTTATTCCTGCAGATGTTTATGAAGTGATTCAGGAATCACCTCTGATAAGAACATTGAGGTTTAAACCAAAGAAACCAATTACCTTTAAAACAGGACAGTTCATAGAAGTTGGAATTCCGGGAATTGGTGAAGGTCCGTTTACTCCGTCCTCATCTCATTACATTGTTGATGATATGGATGTTACAATTATGAAAACCGGATTCTTAACAGAACAGGTACATAAACTCCACGCAGGTGCTACAATTGGAATACGCGGTCCGTTCGGTTCGAATTATCCTCTTGAAAAATTTAAAGGGAAAGATGTTTTAATTCTTGGCGGCGGCTGCGGACTTGCACCACTTCGTTCTCTTTTCTTAACAATGCTCCATGACAATAAGGATTATAACAGCATAACTTTTCTTGCCGGTGCAAAAACTCCTAAAGATTGTATCTACAAAGATGAAGTTAGTGAATGGAGAAAATACGATAACGTTAGATTCATACGCGCTGTGGATGAAGTTCCTCCAGGTGAACAGTGGGCAGAAGATGTCTGTCTGGTCACAAAGCTCCTGCAAAAAATTAATATGAAGCCTGATGGCAACCCTGCAATTGTTTGCGGACCTCCAGTTATGATGAAGTTTGGAACATTTGATTTGCTGAAGTACGGTTACAAAGAAGAAAATCTTTATCTATCGATGGAGAAGAAAATGTATTGCGGATTCGGACAATGCCGACATTGTGTTATTGGTGGTTATTATGCTTGCAAAGATGGACCTGTCTTCACTTATGATCAGATTAAAAATGAGGAGGCAATATGGGATTGA
- a CDS encoding 4Fe-4S dicluster domain-containing protein: MIVNKNDFHSFLKKVNNGLGNINEVIVPYRARSDDENPSFHFQRFEENKILFLDFFRTIDPIKILFYLFREKVYPIKNKNLKRVIVGVKACDLKALHLLDKAMLQSGFVDPAYKQWRDNSLIISSDCDYLHETCSCNLVNGHPFPENGFDLNLSVIGGNYFIQIGSERSQEFVELMKKEITVANSTVSDIEIVKANREKVFNRLIEKNNNLTHSGDFSEIRKVEHKSWEEVSEACIGCGACTNICPSCYCLILNDESTDKDFIKVRSYDSCQWYGYARVAGGGTPRPKMTERFRNRYLCKFDYMYKNFGEFGCTGCGRCTEACAAKIDFRQVVKNVSSVAQEVN; the protein is encoded by the coding sequence ATGATAGTTAATAAAAATGATTTCCATTCCTTCCTAAAAAAAGTAAATAATGGTTTGGGCAACATCAACGAAGTTATTGTTCCTTACCGTGCACGATCCGATGATGAAAATCCATCCTTTCATTTCCAGCGCTTTGAAGAAAATAAAATACTATTTTTAGATTTCTTCAGAACAATTGACCCGATAAAAATTCTCTTCTATCTTTTCCGCGAAAAAGTTTATCCGATTAAAAACAAAAACCTAAAAAGAGTTATCGTTGGTGTAAAAGCCTGCGATCTGAAAGCACTTCACCTGCTTGATAAAGCCATGCTGCAAAGTGGATTTGTTGATCCTGCCTACAAACAATGGAGAGACAACTCACTTATCATTTCTTCAGATTGTGATTATCTACACGAAACATGCAGCTGCAATCTTGTCAATGGTCATCCTTTTCCTGAAAATGGATTTGATTTAAACCTGTCAGTGATTGGTGGAAATTATTTTATCCAGATTGGTTCGGAGCGCAGCCAGGAATTTGTAGAACTGATGAAAAAAGAAATTACGGTTGCTAATTCAACTGTTTCTGATATTGAAATTGTAAAAGCAAATCGTGAAAAAGTATTTAATCGACTTATTGAAAAAAATAATAATCTTACACATTCAGGTGATTTTTCTGAAATCAGAAAAGTTGAACATAAAAGTTGGGAAGAAGTCTCTGAAGCATGTATCGGCTGTGGTGCCTGCACAAATATATGTCCATCCTGTTATTGCCTGATCCTTAATGATGAGTCAACGGACAAGGATTTTATTAAAGTCAGGTCATACGATTCTTGTCAGTGGTACGGTTATGCGAGAGTTGCAGGTGGTGGAACACCCAGACCAAAAATGACCGAAAGATTTAGGAACAGATATCTGTGCAAGTTTGATTATATGTACAAAAACTTTGGTGAGTTTGGATGTACAGGCTGCGGAAGATGCACTGAAGCTTGTGCAGCAAAAATTGATTTTCGTCAGGTTGTTAAAAATGTTAGCTCTGTAGCTCAGGAAGTAAACTAA
- a CDS encoding cation:proton antiporter has translation MTIPAEIIHAAINNDILKLLIQITVLLLTARIFGEISQKIGQPAVLGEILAGIVLGPSLLGNLFPFIHGWIIPATEMQINLLEVITLIGAIFLLLITGLETDLVLIKHHSKKAAATAFGGLVIPFSAGYFFSQYIPDHFLVDPSQRIIFGLFLATAISLSAIPVIAKVLIDLKLIRRDIGQITIAAGMIDDTAAWILLSIVLGLIGGEAITAGTIAYSFGKVILFVLLSFYFGKLLVKYFISFTLNKVSSRDKILTVVVVFTFTLGAIAQAIHLEAVLGAFVTGIILAQLPSIPKDSIEKIESIAFGIFAPIFFAGAGLKVNLLDLFRTDLLLIGAALIVVAIVSKILGAYLGSRLLTKADHWTALSFGAGLNARGAIQIIVATIGLSFGILSQEIYSLIIITAVVTSLMAPVMLRWTLSHVKPEADELKRLQQEELLRDNLLVRVHRVLLPVRSREMNKVSLSKMIEARILERIGRKTSLDVTLLTISDERDKAESQQFLNTLSAFFKKFPVTKKIAESKNTLESILEEVRKDYDLLIVGATERQKNSDMLFNPIVDNLVRLSPCPSIVVQSSNVAEDWRPSRILVPTNGSLASKRAAEVAFGIAYHDHDQVHILNVVESKDNFASLDIEGTVTERRLSFAYQIVDELKKLGESLNVNTFTEVEIGEDPDKVILKMSREKNFDLIILGTDIRPGTDKLYLGPRVERILNNCTCPVLVVNGA, from the coding sequence ATGACAATTCCTGCTGAAATAATTCACGCTGCAATCAATAACGATATTCTGAAATTACTTATTCAGATTACTGTGTTGCTTCTTACTGCCCGAATATTTGGTGAGATTTCTCAGAAAATCGGCCAGCCGGCAGTGCTCGGTGAAATTCTTGCCGGTATCGTTCTCGGACCTTCTTTGTTGGGAAACTTATTCCCGTTTATTCATGGATGGATTATACCTGCAACTGAAATGCAGATCAATCTTCTTGAAGTTATCACATTAATCGGTGCAATTTTCCTTCTGCTGATAACAGGTCTTGAAACTGATCTTGTACTAATTAAACATCATTCAAAGAAAGCTGCTGCAACTGCATTCGGTGGCTTAGTGATACCCTTCTCTGCAGGTTATTTTTTCAGCCAATATATCCCGGATCATTTTCTAGTTGATCCGTCTCAAAGAATAATCTTCGGTTTGTTCCTTGCAACTGCTATTTCACTTTCTGCAATTCCTGTTATTGCAAAAGTATTGATTGATTTAAAACTTATCAGGCGAGACATCGGACAGATAACAATTGCCGCAGGTATGATTGATGATACAGCAGCTTGGATACTTTTATCAATCGTTTTAGGATTAATCGGAGGGGAGGCAATTACTGCCGGTACAATTGCTTATTCGTTTGGTAAAGTAATATTATTTGTCTTGCTTAGTTTTTATTTCGGTAAACTACTTGTTAAGTATTTTATTTCATTCACTCTAAATAAAGTATCATCCCGCGATAAAATTCTGACAGTTGTAGTTGTTTTTACTTTCACGCTTGGCGCAATTGCTCAAGCCATCCATCTCGAAGCAGTACTAGGAGCTTTTGTTACAGGAATTATTTTAGCTCAGCTTCCATCAATTCCAAAGGACTCGATAGAAAAAATCGAAAGCATTGCATTTGGAATTTTTGCACCGATATTTTTTGCAGGTGCAGGATTAAAAGTTAATCTTCTCGATTTGTTCAGAACTGATCTTCTTCTTATTGGTGCAGCTTTAATTGTTGTAGCTATCGTAAGTAAAATTTTAGGAGCTTACTTAGGTTCAAGACTTTTAACAAAAGCAGATCACTGGACTGCTCTTAGCTTTGGAGCTGGTCTAAACGCAAGAGGTGCGATTCAAATTATTGTCGCAACTATCGGTCTTTCATTCGGTATTCTATCACAGGAAATTTATTCACTAATTATCATAACTGCTGTTGTAACATCTCTGATGGCTCCAGTTATGTTAAGATGGACGCTTAGCCATGTCAAACCAGAAGCTGATGAATTAAAAAGACTTCAACAGGAAGAACTGCTTCGTGATAATTTACTTGTAAGAGTTCATCGTGTCCTCCTTCCTGTAAGAAGTAGGGAAATGAACAAGGTTAGCTTATCAAAAATGATTGAAGCTCGAATTCTTGAAAGAATAGGTAGAAAAACTTCTCTGGATGTAACACTACTCACTATCTCTGATGAGAGAGACAAAGCAGAAAGTCAGCAGTTTCTCAATACGCTGTCCGCGTTCTTCAAAAAATTTCCCGTAACAAAGAAGATAGCTGAGAGTAAAAACACATTGGAGAGCATACTTGAAGAAGTAAGAAAAGATTACGATCTGCTTATAGTCGGTGCGACCGAGAGACAAAAAAATTCCGATATGCTTTTTAATCCGATTGTAGATAATCTTGTAAGACTTTCACCCTGCCCGAGCATTGTTGTCCAAAGCAGTAATGTTGCAGAGGACTGGAGACCAAGCAGAATTCTTGTACCAACGAACGGCAGTCTCGCATCGAAAAGAGCCGCTGAAGTTGCTTTTGGAATTGCTTACCACGATCATGATCAGGTTCACATTCTTAATGTTGTTGAAAGTAAGGACAATTTTGCATCATTGGATATTGAAGGCACAGTTACGGAAAGAAGATTATCTTTCGCTTATCAGATTGTTGATGAATTGAAAAAACTTGGTGAGTCACTTAACGTCAATACATTCACTGAAGTTGAAATCGGAGAAGACCCTGATAAAGTAATATTAAAGATGTCCCGTGAAAAGAATTTTGATCTGATAATTTTAGGAACCGATATCAGACCGGGAACAGATAAACTTTACCTTGGTCCCCGTGTCGAAAGAATATTAAATAACTGCACTTGCCCTGTTCTCGTTGTTAACGGTGCCTAA
- a CDS encoding glucose-6-phosphate isomerase, whose amino-acid sequence MKYELGSYSGIIEEKIDQLESERIIERIWEKDFTLWGNSLEEISNRLGWLDCLKVTRKSFPEIKSFVDEVRNEGFTNALLMGMGGSSLAPEVFRLTFGVEKGFLDLHVLDSTHPEAILEYEKKLDPNKTLYIVSTKSGGTVETMSFMKYFFTSISKKLGKESASKHFIAITDPGSGLEETAKKLNFRKIFLNDPDIGGRFSALSLFGIVPAALIGVDIEKLFNEASKMESESILISVEKNSGVMLGVILGSLAASGVDKVTFITSPKIQYLGGWLEQLIAESTGKNGKGILPVDLEPSVSVNQYSKDRIFVYIRLSGDNSFDENVSQIKSAGFPLIEIEMKNVYQLGSEFFRWEFATAVAGYIMSVQPFDQPNVESAKVIARNMVKQFQLKGKLPELSTGNNDNNLSSFLSDLKSGKNYVTIQAYLKPDDKTWQQLQQLRLKILQKYKVATTLGYGPRFLHSTGQLHKGDGGNGFFIQFISEIGKDVPIQDEAGKDESSISFGTLIKAQALGDRQALIDNNRKVLSIDLGKDVIDSLSKLTV is encoded by the coding sequence ATGAAATACGAATTAGGTTCGTATTCCGGGATTATTGAAGAAAAAATTGATCAGCTGGAAAGTGAACGAATTATAGAACGGATCTGGGAAAAAGATTTTACGCTTTGGGGAAATTCACTGGAAGAAATTTCAAACCGGCTTGGCTGGCTTGATTGTTTGAAGGTTACGCGAAAATCTTTTCCTGAAATAAAATCTTTTGTAGATGAAGTCCGAAACGAAGGATTCACTAATGCACTGTTGATGGGAATGGGCGGTTCCAGCCTTGCACCCGAAGTATTTCGTTTAACATTTGGAGTTGAAAAAGGTTTTCTTGACCTCCACGTTTTGGACAGCACACATCCCGAAGCAATTTTGGAATATGAAAAGAAACTTGATCCGAATAAAACACTTTACATTGTTTCCACAAAATCCGGCGGAACAGTTGAGACGATGTCATTTATGAAATACTTTTTTACAAGCATTTCGAAAAAACTTGGTAAAGAGAGTGCTTCAAAACATTTCATTGCGATTACCGATCCGGGAAGTGGATTAGAAGAGACAGCAAAAAAACTGAACTTCAGGAAAATATTTTTAAATGATCCTGATATCGGAGGAAGATTTTCTGCACTATCGCTTTTCGGGATTGTACCGGCTGCTTTGATCGGTGTCGATATCGAAAAGTTATTTAATGAAGCTTCAAAGATGGAAAGTGAAAGTATACTCATATCTGTTGAAAAGAATTCCGGAGTAATGCTTGGCGTAATTCTTGGTTCTCTTGCTGCTTCGGGAGTTGATAAAGTTACATTTATCACTTCGCCAAAGATTCAATATCTCGGTGGATGGCTGGAACAACTTATAGCCGAAAGCACCGGTAAAAATGGCAAAGGAATTCTTCCTGTTGATCTTGAACCATCAGTATCTGTTAATCAATACAGCAAGGACAGAATATTTGTTTATATCAGACTATCAGGAGACAATTCATTTGATGAAAACGTAAGTCAAATCAAGTCTGCTGGTTTTCCATTAATTGAAATAGAGATGAAAAACGTTTACCAGCTCGGTTCTGAATTTTTCAGGTGGGAGTTTGCAACAGCTGTTGCCGGTTACATTATGAGTGTGCAGCCGTTTGATCAACCAAATGTTGAATCTGCAAAAGTAATTGCAAGAAATATGGTGAAACAATTTCAACTGAAAGGAAAACTACCTGAATTGAGCACAGGAAATAATGATAACAATCTTTCATCTTTTCTTTCTGATTTGAAAAGCGGAAAGAACTACGTAACAATTCAGGCTTATTTGAAACCTGATGACAAAACTTGGCAGCAGCTTCAGCAATTGCGATTGAAAATTTTACAGAAGTATAAAGTAGCTACTACACTTGGTTACGGACCAAGATTTCTTCATTCAACCGGTCAATTGCATAAAGGCGATGGTGGAAATGGTTTTTTTATTCAATTCATTTCAGAAATTGGAAAAGATGTACCAATACAGGATGAAGCAGGAAAAGACGAATCATCAATTTCATTTGGAACACTTATTAAAGCACAAGCATTAGGCGACAGGCAGGCGTTGATAGATAATAATAGAAAAGTTCTCTCGATTGATCTTGGAAAAGATGTTATTGACTCATTATCTAAGTTAACTGTTTAG
- the tal gene encoding transaldolase translates to MSKLNKLAELGQSVWLDFISRKLLTSGELIKLREMGLRGMTSNPTIFDKAISKSSDYDEDIKRLVLKGLSVEDIYEKLALKDIGIAADEMRKVYNETDGLDGYISIEVNPLLANNSEETIKQAKHLFKALGRPNIMIKIPGTDEGLPAITEVLGSGINVNVTLIFSTDSYKKVVEAFMAGLEKYDAAGGDISKHASVASFFVSRVDTAVDKELQSKGNKELLGKIAVANSKIAFDISEEMFNSERWKKLEAKGARKQRLLWASTSTKNPDYYDLLYVDTLIGPDTVNTMPPDTIQSFIDHGKVDLTLNKGIDEAKSQLKELKKLGIDINKITDKLLVDGVKSFSDSFESLLGSLKEKVKKIKAEVTV, encoded by the coding sequence ATGAGTAAGTTAAATAAATTAGCAGAGCTTGGGCAATCAGTATGGCTTGATTTTATAAGCAGGAAACTGTTAACGAGCGGCGAACTGATAAAGCTGAGAGAGATGGGTTTAAGAGGGATGACTTCAAATCCTACAATATTTGATAAAGCAATCTCGAAAAGTTCAGACTATGATGAAGACATCAAACGTCTTGTTTTAAAAGGATTATCTGTTGAAGACATTTATGAAAAGCTTGCATTGAAAGATATCGGTATTGCTGCAGACGAAATGAGAAAAGTTTACAATGAAACAGACGGTCTCGACGGCTACATTAGCATTGAAGTTAATCCACTTCTTGCTAACAATTCTGAAGAAACAATCAAACAAGCAAAACATCTCTTTAAAGCTTTAGGCAGACCAAATATCATGATAAAAATTCCTGGAACAGATGAAGGACTGCCGGCAATTACTGAGGTGCTTGGATCCGGAATAAATGTGAATGTAACATTAATATTCAGTACTGATAGCTATAAAAAAGTTGTCGAAGCATTCATGGCCGGATTGGAAAAGTACGATGCCGCGGGCGGAGATATTAGTAAGCATGCCTCAGTTGCATCATTTTTTGTCAGCCGTGTTGATACAGCCGTTGATAAAGAGCTTCAATCAAAAGGGAATAAGGAGCTTCTAGGAAAAATTGCGGTAGCAAATTCAAAAATTGCTTTTGATATTTCCGAAGAGATGTTCAACAGCGAAAGATGGAAAAAGCTTGAAGCTAAAGGTGCAAGAAAGCAAAGACTTCTCTGGGCAAGTACAAGTACAAAAAATCCCGATTATTACGATCTTCTTTATGTGGATACTCTGATCGGTCCTGATACTGTAAACACAATGCCGCCGGATACCATACAATCTTTTATCGATCACGGTAAAGTTGATCTGACATTAAATAAAGGTATTGATGAAGCAAAATCTCAGCTTAAAGAATTGAAGAAACTTGGAATTGATATCAATAAAATCACCGATAAACTTTTAGTTGACGGAGTAAAATCCTTTTCTGATTCCTTCGAATCACTTCTCGGAAGTCTGAAAGAGAAAGTAAAAAAGATTAAGGCAGAGGTTACTGTATGA
- the pgl gene encoding 6-phosphogluconolactonase, which produces MIKVFKSKSELANYFCVELHKLSSTKAKIFIALSGGSTPKIIFEILASNYKEKINWEKLHLFWSDERCVPPTDDESNFGMTKKYLLDKIKIPEGNIHRIKGENDPETEAKRYTGEIEKIIESANGFPKFDLVMLGIGEDGHTASIFPDQIYLLDSDKVCDVAIHPSTGQKRITITGKVINNSDAVRFLVTGESKSGIIQKILEERKKIYPAEFINPLSGNLHYYIDKEASVLLDKRKISFI; this is translated from the coding sequence ATGATAAAAGTTTTTAAGAGTAAATCAGAGCTTGCAAATTATTTCTGCGTGGAGTTACACAAGCTGAGCAGTACAAAAGCAAAAATTTTTATCGCTCTCTCCGGTGGGAGTACGCCGAAGATTATTTTTGAAATACTCGCATCTAATTACAAAGAAAAGATAAACTGGGAGAAGTTGCACTTATTCTGGAGCGATGAAAGATGTGTTCCTCCCACTGATGATGAAAGCAATTTTGGAATGACGAAAAAGTATCTTCTTGATAAAATTAAAATTCCGGAGGGAAATATTCATCGGATAAAAGGCGAAAATGATCCGGAGACTGAAGCAAAACGATATACCGGAGAAATTGAGAAAATCATTGAGTCAGCAAATGGATTTCCGAAATTTGATCTAGTTATGCTTGGAATTGGTGAAGACGGACATACGGCTTCAATTTTTCCTGATCAAATATATTTATTGGATTCTGATAAAGTTTGTGATGTCGCAATTCATCCTTCAACCGGACAAAAAAGAATTACCATAACCGGTAAAGTGATAAATAACTCTGATGCAGTAAGATTTTTAGTTACTGGAGAAAGTAAGTCAGGCATTATTCAAAAAATATTGGAGGAGAGAAAAAAAATATATCCGGCTGAATTTATCAATCCGCTGAGCGGAAATTTGCATTACTATATTGATAAAGAAGCATCGGTATTATTGGATAAGCGAAAGATATCATTCATCTAA
- the zwf gene encoding glucose-6-phosphate dehydrogenase, with product MKKPDNHILVIFGASGDLTFRKLIPAVYDLHKQNLLPEKFAVIGASRTDLSDEKFREKMKAGIKKFANYKEDNEQVVNEFLKKLSYISVDTENKEDFQKLKNHLVKLDNDLGTDGNFIYYLSTPPSLYGVIPCLLGEVGLSNSENGSWKKLIVEKPFGYDLESALELNKKLSKYFKEEQIYRIDHYLGKETVQNILVTRFSNGVFEPLWNRNYVHHVEITSVENIGIENRGGYYDSSGALRDMVQNHLLQLTGLISMEPPSSFESNAIRNEIVKVFQSFRQFNGKDIQKYSIRGQYTSATIKGEKVPGYREEKGVEKDSRTESYVAMKLFIDNWRWGGVPFYIRTGKRMPTKVSEVVIHFKRTPHFLFSNQDQVNSCNQLILRIQPDEGVLFKVGMKVPGQGFNIQNVNMDFHYSDLSNAYLPTAYERLLHDCMIGDSTLYQRADAVEAAWKFVDPILKAWKNDNNIPVYGYPAGTWGPEKADEMIEGKNMTWRYPCKNLEGDGIYCEL from the coding sequence ATGAAAAAACCTGATAATCACATTCTCGTAATCTTCGGCGCTTCCGGTGATCTTACTTTCAGAAAGTTAATACCAGCCGTCTATGATTTACACAAGCAGAATCTATTACCGGAAAAATTTGCTGTGATCGGTGCAAGCAGGACAGATTTATCTGATGAAAAATTCAGAGAGAAGATGAAAGCTGGAATTAAAAAATTTGCCAACTATAAAGAGGATAATGAGCAGGTAGTAAATGAATTTCTGAAAAAGCTTTCATACATATCTGTAGACACTGAGAACAAAGAGGATTTCCAGAAATTAAAAAATCATCTTGTGAAGCTTGATAATGATTTGGGAACAGATGGAAATTTCATTTACTATCTCTCAACTCCGCCTTCATTATATGGTGTGATTCCATGTTTACTTGGAGAAGTAGGACTGAGCAATAGTGAAAATGGAAGCTGGAAAAAGCTTATTGTTGAAAAACCCTTCGGATACGATCTTGAGTCGGCATTGGAATTAAATAAAAAGTTATCAAAATATTTTAAAGAAGAACAGATTTACCGAATTGATCATTACCTTGGTAAAGAAACAGTGCAGAACATTTTAGTCACTCGTTTTTCAAATGGTGTGTTTGAACCTTTGTGGAACAGGAACTATGTTCATCATGTTGAAATTACTTCGGTAGAAAATATTGGAATTGAAAACCGTGGCGGTTATTATGATTCATCCGGTGCATTGAGAGATATGGTTCAGAATCATTTGCTGCAGCTTACGGGTCTTATTTCAATGGAACCGCCTTCTTCTTTTGAATCAAATGCAATCAGGAATGAGATCGTAAAAGTATTTCAGTCTTTCAGGCAATTTAATGGCAAAGATATCCAAAAATATTCTATCAGAGGACAATATACTTCTGCAACTATTAAAGGGGAAAAAGTTCCCGGCTATCGTGAAGAGAAAGGTGTTGAAAAAGATTCACGAACTGAATCGTACGTTGCGATGAAATTATTTATTGATAACTGGCGCTGGGGCGGTGTTCCATTTTACATTCGAACAGGCAAAAGAATGCCGACAAAGGTTTCCGAGGTTGTAATTCATTTCAAACGAACTCCTCATTTTCTTTTTTCGAATCAGGATCAGGTTAATTCCTGTAACCAGTTGATTCTTCGCATTCAGCCAGACGAAGGAGTTTTGTTTAAAGTCGGTATGAAAGTTCCGGGACAGGGATTCAACATTCAAAATGTAAACATGGATTTTCACTATTCAGACCTTTCTAACGCATATTTGCCGACAGCTTATGAACGTCTTCTACATGATTGTATGATCGGTGATTCGACATTGTATCAACGCGCTGATGCTGTTGAGGCTGCCTGGAAATTTGTTGATCCTATTTTAAAAGCTTGGAAAAATGATAATAACATTCCTGTTTATGGATATCCTGCAGGAACCTGGGGTCCTGAAAAAGCCGATGAAATGATTGAAGGAAAAAACATGACCTGGCGTTATCCCTGCAAAAATCTTGAAGGCGATGGAATTTATTGTGAACTGTAG
- the gnd gene encoding decarboxylating 6-phosphogluconate dehydrogenase codes for MKIGFIGLGKMGLNMVHRLLKDNHEIVVYNRSKEQILEAEKLGANTAESVKDLVNKLEGRKVIWLMVPSGKPVDENIDALLPHLKKDDIIIDGGNSYFKETISRSELCKQKGINYIDCGTSGGIWGLKEGYCLMYGGNKNATNYCEPIFKSLAPENGFLYCGESGAGHFVKMVHNGIEYGMMQAYAEGFEILEKSQFNIDLTAVSKVWQYGSVVRSWLLELAHLALADDAKLESIKGYVQDSGEGRWTVQTAIELDVPAHIITSSLFNRFQSRQDESFAMKMLAALRNQFGGHAIKKADN; via the coding sequence ATGAAAATTGGATTTATCGGGCTTGGCAAAATGGGATTGAATATGGTCCACCGACTTTTAAAGGATAATCATGAGATCGTTGTTTATAACAGATCAAAAGAACAGATATTAGAAGCCGAAAAACTCGGCGCAAATACTGCTGAATCAGTTAAAGATCTTGTCAATAAGCTTGAAGGAAGAAAAGTAATCTGGTTAATGGTACCTTCAGGAAAACCTGTTGATGAAAATATTGATGCACTGCTACCTCATCTGAAAAAAGATGATATAATTATTGACGGAGGAAATTCTTACTTTAAAGAAACCATATCCAGATCAGAGCTCTGTAAGCAGAAAGGAATTAATTATATCGATTGCGGAACGAGCGGCGGTATTTGGGGATTGAAAGAAGGATATTGTCTGATGTATGGAGGTAACAAAAACGCAACGAATTATTGTGAACCAATATTCAAATCCCTCGCTCCTGAAAATGGTTTTCTCTATTGTGGTGAATCTGGTGCCGGACATTTCGTCAAAATGGTTCACAATGGAATTGAATATGGAATGATGCAGGCTTATGCTGAAGGATTTGAGATACTGGAAAAATCACAATTCAATATTGATCTGACTGCTGTTTCTAAAGTCTGGCAGTATGGAAGCGTCGTACGATCCTGGCTTCTTGAGCTGGCTCATCTTGCATTGGCTGATGATGCAAAGCTCGAAAGTATTAAAGGCTATGTTCAGGATAGCGGGGAAGGACGATGGACTGTTCAGACAGCAATTGAGTTGGATGTACCGGCTCATATTATCACCTCATCTCTATTCAATAGATTTCAATCACGTCAGGATGAATCATTCGCAATGAAGATGCTGGCAGCACTGCGGAATCAGTTCGGCGGACACGCAATTAAAAAAGCAGACAATTGA